One window of Zalophus californianus isolate mZalCal1 chromosome 3, mZalCal1.pri.v2, whole genome shotgun sequence genomic DNA carries:
- the LOC113920138 gene encoding collagen alpha-1(I) chain isoform X2, whose amino-acid sequence MLNPCSQCFRIWKPERRWVWQTRCPSESWGQPTRSKRGNICGGKKPVDTQALRKKVSSVTCGPAARAILSSLLLYITDLQDRPPELPPARTAAGGKSRAGCSPGSQNGQQRPTCFQLLQAKFMGTGREPRLKKPRDVGRLISKDKQGPGRSLVTATISKLLEKAREGASRAPQDREPPHSQKPRQGLPAGKGTVKNILKMFLAAEEKEVREEPRAARAPLPKLATKRGSVLSKLREKFEQSGCLCSEAKVLPLRTEGRKKNLQRRRTHLPESHVFRTTAMASTCIRTPLARFLACTAEPVLAFSIATVICGPGSWLSHCAKISHSQQGRVPSMGGMAPRGVRTARQGQPGAGPAQPPASWATAPADSPETGFLGGGPPPIPGPAPSPASHSSGALPGSEPLVSLLKPASPGHAGAVRGDRTGDPPTGDTAQHTGAPGEARMGLWPGLPGAGAGMAPEVALTVCSSEDETEGVTLDLEGDPLFAVQETFPEQKVAGHVLPLLLSTVQALRCTQSAVGSPQVTVTRPDTRQMSPPPATLPKAVGSPQVTVAQPDTRQMSPPPATLPKAVGSPQVTVARPHTRQMSPPPATLPKAVGSPQVTVARPHTRQMSPPPATLPKAVGSPQVTVARPHTRQMSPPPAMLPKAVGSPQVTVARPDTRQMSPPPATLPKAVGSPQVTVARPHTRQMSPPPATLPKAVGSPQVTVARPDTRQMSPPPATLPKAVGSPQVTVARPDTRQMSPPPATLPKASGGGDKSSSLLSSGGRGGGGLESARVPFPTGTHSESIRAAGTVGGSLRALSVPSARASTSVGQDFPAAAPQRCPTWGKANGHSFGDSKERQRPEGPAGEDVPEQACEKHQWPASGDRPVRGGDAPWHHPTVSENRGRGDSPSVPGHQQALPADVGHPVGVSAALEAATPRDRTPSDSPTSAGEQVLCERELRGPPLRSPARPSLRAAGSPSPGLGSDRPTSLSKHPKPTPEAPRRVAATGATESRNAPAAGNVPNPVNSAAREQHPVHEGESHPLPTHRSLAAPALIRAASPPPVSVPPGPWRPLLGAAQSGACGGSGQRRPETPQALATVPLEAGPRTSAVAESEASAGVGGRRAAAAAGSPWGGDTTPAPGGAHLTPQGRAAVGPLPSPPENQQTEEDKHVPPKDQVPPGAGAPRQPPSPGAAAGGQRVGGEPHKSPDPQAHGPPVSLTRNGAREGVEVGDRRQLRAGLGAPEEEAAGPMGLDGPPEKGVALWGQKPGSCAAKEGQTRPGEVEGGRAAEVGTGHQGSEKGSEHAQGQRVRRAENPPRGHGAQAGKNQAPSPAKKPGRPAQVQAGRMAPHISVGPPDSSSEAVPTAGASGRSQGPAPRGSQAEPGTPHQGGESQPTVGGSQRSSGPEPVPGSTVPAPKPAGRETPWAPAQEGPPKTLEAGSGASERERRRRLAHFAKYRAQSFGDQRSFDLSFRPTIIRANDTFELPK is encoded by the exons ATGTTGAACCCTTGTTCCCAGTGTTTTCGTATCTGGAAGCCAGAGCGGAGGTGGGTTTGGCAGACACGCTGCCCCTCTGAGAGCTGGGGGCAGCCCACCCG gtCCAAGCGCGGCAATATTTGTGGCGGCAAGAAGCCCGTTGACACCCAAGCCCTGAGAAAGAAGGTCAGCAGTGTGACGTGTGGCCCAGCCGCCCGAGCCATCCTCAGCAGCCTGCTGCTCTACATCACTGACCTCCAGGACAGGCCCCCGGAGCTGCCTCCCGCAAGGACGGCAGCTGGCGGGAAGAGCAGGGCCGGCTGCTCACCCGGGAGCCAGAACGGCCAGCAGCGGCCCACCTGCTTCCAGCTCCTACAGGCCAAGTTCATGGGCACAGGCCGCGAGCCCCGCCTCAAGAAGCCCCGGGACGTGGGGAGGCTGATCTCCAAGGACAAGCAAGGCCCCGGCAGGAGCTTGGTGACCGCCACCATCAGTAAGCTCCTGGAGAAGGCTCGGGAGGGAGCCAGCCGCGCCCCCCAGGACCGGGAGCCGCCCCACAGCCAGAAGCCCCGGCAGGGCCTCCCTGCTGGGAAGGGCACCGTGAAAAACATTCTGAAGATGTTCTTGGCCGCAGAGGAGAAGGAGGTCCGTGAGGAGCCCAGAGCGGCCAGGGCGCCCCTGCCAAAGTTGGCCACCAAGAGGGGCTCAGTCCTGTCCAAACTGCGGGAGAAGTTTGAGCAGAGCGGCTGTCTTTGCTCAGAAGCCAAGGTGCTGCCTCTGCGCAcggaggggagaaagaagaaccTGCAGAGGAGGAGGACCCACCTGCCCGAGAGCCACGTGTTCCGCACCACCGCCATGGCCAGCACCTGCATCCGGACGCCACTGGCCCGCTTCCTGGCCTGCACCGCGGAGCCCGTGCTGGCCTTCAGCATCGCCACCGTCATCTGCGGCCCCGGGAGCTGGCTATCCCACTGTGCCAAAATCAGCCACTCACAGCAGGGGCGCGTGCCCAGCATGGGGGGCATGGCACCCAGGGGGGTTAGAACGGCCAGACAGGGACAGCCCGGTGCGGGGCCCGCCCAGCCACCAGCATCCTGGGCCACGGCTCCCGCGGACAGCCCGGAGACGGGGTTCCTGGGTGGGGGGCCCCCGCCCATCCCTGGGCCagccccctctcctgcctcccacagcAGTGGGGCCCTTCCTGGCAGTGAGCCCCTGGTGTCCCTACTCAAACCAGCCAGCCCAGGGCATGCCGGGGCAGTGAGAGGTGACAGGACGGGGGACCCCCCCACAGGGGACACTGCACAGCACACCGGGGCACCTGGGGAAGCCAGGATGGGCCTGTGGCCTGGGCTCCCAGGTGCGGGAGCAGGAATGGCCCCCGAGGTTGCCCTCACGGTTTGCAGTTCTGAGGACGAAACAGAAGGAGTGACTTTAGACTTGGAAGGAGACCCCCTGTTCGCTGTCCAGGAGACTTTCCCGGAACAGAAGGTAGCAGGACATGTCCTGCCACTTCTGCTGTCCACGGTCCAGGCCCTGCGGTGCACACAGTCAGCTGTGGGGTCTCCCCAGGTGACTGTCACCCGGCCAGACACGCGCCAAATGTCACCACCTCCTGCCACGCTGCCCAAGGCCGTGGGGTCTCCCCAGGTGACTGTCGCCCAGCCAGACACGCGCCAAATGTCACCACCTCCTGCCACGCTGCCCAAGGCCGTAGGGTCTCCCCAGGTGACTGTCGCCCGGCCACACACGCGCCAAATGTCACCACCTCCTGCCACGCTGCCCAAGGCCGTGGGGTCTCCCCAGGTGACTGTCGCCCGGCCACACACGCGCCAAATGTCACCACCTCCTGCCACGCTGCCCAAGGCCGTGGGGTCTCCCCAGGTGACTGTCGCCCGGCCACACACGCGCCAAATGTCACCACCTCCTGCCATGCTGCCCAAGGCTGTGGGGTCTCCCCAGGTGACTGTCGCCCGGCCAGACACGCGCCAAATGTCACCACCTCCTGCCACGCTGCCCAAGGCCGTGGGGTCTCCCCAGGTGACTGTCGCCCGGCCACACACGCGCCAAATGTCACCACCTCCTGCCACGCTGCCCAAGGCCGTGGGGTCTCCCCAGGTGACTGTCGCCCGGCCAGACACGCGCCAAATGTCACCACCTCCTGCCACGCTGCCCAAGGCCGTGGGGTCTCCCCAGGTGACTGTCGCCCGGCCAGACACACGTCAAATGTCACCACCTCCTGCCACGCTGCCCAAGGCATCAGGTGGTGGAGACAAAAGTTCTAGTCTTCTGAGCagtggaggcaggggtgggggtgggcttgAAAGCGCTCGAGTGCCGTTTCCCACGGGGACACACAGTGAGAGCATCAGGGCAGCCGGCACGGTTGGGGGCTCCCTCAGGGCCCTGAGTGTCCCGTCTGCAAGGGCCTCCACTAGCGTGGGTCAGGACTTCCCAGCGGCAGCTCCGCAGAGATGTCCCACCTGGGGAAAGGCAAATGGGCACAGCTTTGGGGATTCAAAGGAGCGCCAGCGTCCTGAGGGTCCGGCAGGAGAGGATGTGCCTGAGCAGGCCTGTGAGAAGCATCAGTGGCCAGCATCAGGTGACAGGCCGGTCCGTGGGGGGGACGCCCCATGGCATCATCCCACGGTCTCGGAGAATCGAGGGAGAGGGGACAGCCCCTCGGTCCCTGGCCATCAGCAAGCACTGCCTGCCGACGTGGGACACCCAGTGGGCGTCTCAGCGGCGCTGGAGGCCGCCACCCCCAGAGACAGGACCCCGTCTGACAGTCCTACCTCCGCGGGTGAGCAGGTCCTGTGTGAGCGAGAGCTCAGGGGGCCGCCACTAAGGAGCCCTGCCCGGCCCAGCCTGCGGGCTGCAGGGAGCCCCAGCCCCGGCCTGGGCAGCGACAGACCCACCTCCCTCAGCAAACACCCCAAACCAACTCCTGAAGCCCCCAGGCGGGTGGCAGCCACAGGGGCCACGGAGAGTCGCAACGCACCAGCGGCAGGTAACGTCCCGAACCCCGTTAACAGCGCGGCCCGAGAGCAGCACCCAGTGCATGAGGGAGAGAGCCACCCACTGCCAACACACCGCAGCCTGGCAGCCCCGGCTCTGATCCGGGCCGCCAGCCCCCCGCCCGTCTCGGTCCCACCCGGGCCCTGGAGGCCCCTGCTCGGAGCCGCCCAGAGTGGCGCCTGTGGGGGCTCAGGGCAGCGCCGGCCCGAGACCCCCCAGGCGCTGGCCACCGTCCCACTGGAGGCGGGGCCGCGCACGAGTGCCGTGGCCGAGAGCGAAGCTAGCgcgggggtgggaggcagaagggCCGCAGCTGCAGCTGGGAGCCCCTGGGGGGGAGACACGACCCCAGCCCCAGGCGGGGCTCACCTCACGCCCCAGGGCCGTGCTGCGGTGGGGCCTCTGCCCTCGCCCCCTGAGAACCAACAGACCGAGGAGGACAAGCATGTCCCGCCCAAAGACCAGGTTCCTCCTGGCGCCGGGGCCCCCCGCCAGCCTCCATCACctggagcagcagcaggagggcaGCGGGTAGGCGGGGAGCCCCACAAGTCCCCGGACCCCCAAGCACACGGGCCGCCTGTGTCCCTCACAAGGAATGGCGCGCGGGAGGGAGTCGAGGTCGGGGACAGACGTCAACTGCGGGCAGGCCTGGGGGCGCCGGAGGAGGAGGCTGCAGGGCCCATGGGGCTGGATGGTCCCCCAGAGAAGGGGGTAGCTCTGTGGGGCCAGAAGCCTGGGTCATGTGCTGCAAAAGAGGGTCAGACACGGCCTGGGGAGGTCGAGGGGGGCCGTGCTGCCGAGGTGGGGACAGGTCACCAAGGCAGTGAGAAAGGCTCAGAACATGCGCAGGGGCAGCGGGTGAGGCGTGCAGAGAACCCTCCTCGGGGACATGGTGCCCAGGCTGGAAAGAACCAGGCACCTTCCCCCGCAAAGAAGCCGGGGCGCCCGGCACAGGTCCAGGCCGGCCGGATGGCACCCCACATCTCAGTGGGCCCACCCGACAGCTCATCGGAAGCAGTGCCCACTGCCGGTGCAAGCGGGAGGTCCCAGGGACCGGCTCCCAGGGGCAGCCAGGCGGAGCCCGGAACACCACACCAGGGGGGAGAAAGCCAGCCCACGGTGGGCGGGAGCCAGCGGTCCTCCGGCCCCGAGCCGGTGCCTGGCTCCACAGTGCCCGCACCCAAGCCTGCGGGCCGTGAGAcaccctgggccccagcccaggAGGGGCCCCCAAAGACCCTGGAGGCAGGGAGCGGTGCGTCGGAACGTGAACGCCGCCGAAGGCTGGCCCACTTTGCCAAGTATAGAGCCCAGAGCTTCGGCGACCAGCGGTCCTTTGACCTGTCCTTCAGACCGACAATTATCAGGGCCAATGACACGTTCGAACTTCCCAAGTGA
- the LOC113920138 gene encoding collagen alpha-1(I) chain isoform X1, with translation MLTWLSHVPPTLAAGSRPQGRGPVGRKGTPSSSYPQFRRTRSILESQEVGLFTVDDKTFQQKFTGLLKGVDCLPISLQRNARAKESKTINVMRSKRGNICGGKKPVDTQALRKKVSSVTCGPAARAILSSLLLYITDLQDRPPELPPARTAAGGKSRAGCSPGSQNGQQRPTCFQLLQAKFMGTGREPRLKKPRDVGRLISKDKQGPGRSLVTATISKLLEKAREGASRAPQDREPPHSQKPRQGLPAGKGTVKNILKMFLAAEEKEVREEPRAARAPLPKLATKRGSVLSKLREKFEQSGCLCSEAKVLPLRTEGRKKNLQRRRTHLPESHVFRTTAMASTCIRTPLARFLACTAEPVLAFSIATVICGPGSWLSHCAKISHSQQGRVPSMGGMAPRGVRTARQGQPGAGPAQPPASWATAPADSPETGFLGGGPPPIPGPAPSPASHSSGALPGSEPLVSLLKPASPGHAGAVRGDRTGDPPTGDTAQHTGAPGEARMGLWPGLPGAGAGMAPEVALTVCSSEDETEGVTLDLEGDPLFAVQETFPEQKVAGHVLPLLLSTVQALRCTQSAVGSPQVTVTRPDTRQMSPPPATLPKAVGSPQVTVAQPDTRQMSPPPATLPKAVGSPQVTVARPHTRQMSPPPATLPKAVGSPQVTVARPHTRQMSPPPATLPKAVGSPQVTVARPHTRQMSPPPAMLPKAVGSPQVTVARPDTRQMSPPPATLPKAVGSPQVTVARPHTRQMSPPPATLPKAVGSPQVTVARPDTRQMSPPPATLPKAVGSPQVTVARPDTRQMSPPPATLPKASGGGDKSSSLLSSGGRGGGGLESARVPFPTGTHSESIRAAGTVGGSLRALSVPSARASTSVGQDFPAAAPQRCPTWGKANGHSFGDSKERQRPEGPAGEDVPEQACEKHQWPASGDRPVRGGDAPWHHPTVSENRGRGDSPSVPGHQQALPADVGHPVGVSAALEAATPRDRTPSDSPTSAGEQVLCERELRGPPLRSPARPSLRAAGSPSPGLGSDRPTSLSKHPKPTPEAPRRVAATGATESRNAPAAGNVPNPVNSAAREQHPVHEGESHPLPTHRSLAAPALIRAASPPPVSVPPGPWRPLLGAAQSGACGGSGQRRPETPQALATVPLEAGPRTSAVAESEASAGVGGRRAAAAAGSPWGGDTTPAPGGAHLTPQGRAAVGPLPSPPENQQTEEDKHVPPKDQVPPGAGAPRQPPSPGAAAGGQRVGGEPHKSPDPQAHGPPVSLTRNGAREGVEVGDRRQLRAGLGAPEEEAAGPMGLDGPPEKGVALWGQKPGSCAAKEGQTRPGEVEGGRAAEVGTGHQGSEKGSEHAQGQRVRRAENPPRGHGAQAGKNQAPSPAKKPGRPAQVQAGRMAPHISVGPPDSSSEAVPTAGASGRSQGPAPRGSQAEPGTPHQGGESQPTVGGSQRSSGPEPVPGSTVPAPKPAGRETPWAPAQEGPPKTLEAGSGASERERRRRLAHFAKYRAQSFGDQRSFDLSFRPTIIRANDTFELPK, from the exons ATGCTCACGTGGCTGAGCCACGTCCCGCCGACCCTGGCGGCTGGAAGcaggccccaggggaggggcCCAGTCGGGCGCAAGGGCACTCCGTCTTCATCGTACCCGCAGTTCAGGAGAACCCGATCCATCCTTGAGAGTCAGGAAGTGGGTCTATTCACAGTTGATGATAAAACATTTCAGCAAAAGTTCACAGGACTCCTGAAAGGAGTGGACTGCCTCCCCATCTCACTGCAGAGAAATGCACGCGCTAAAGAAAGCAAGACCATAAACGTGATGAG gtCCAAGCGCGGCAATATTTGTGGCGGCAAGAAGCCCGTTGACACCCAAGCCCTGAGAAAGAAGGTCAGCAGTGTGACGTGTGGCCCAGCCGCCCGAGCCATCCTCAGCAGCCTGCTGCTCTACATCACTGACCTCCAGGACAGGCCCCCGGAGCTGCCTCCCGCAAGGACGGCAGCTGGCGGGAAGAGCAGGGCCGGCTGCTCACCCGGGAGCCAGAACGGCCAGCAGCGGCCCACCTGCTTCCAGCTCCTACAGGCCAAGTTCATGGGCACAGGCCGCGAGCCCCGCCTCAAGAAGCCCCGGGACGTGGGGAGGCTGATCTCCAAGGACAAGCAAGGCCCCGGCAGGAGCTTGGTGACCGCCACCATCAGTAAGCTCCTGGAGAAGGCTCGGGAGGGAGCCAGCCGCGCCCCCCAGGACCGGGAGCCGCCCCACAGCCAGAAGCCCCGGCAGGGCCTCCCTGCTGGGAAGGGCACCGTGAAAAACATTCTGAAGATGTTCTTGGCCGCAGAGGAGAAGGAGGTCCGTGAGGAGCCCAGAGCGGCCAGGGCGCCCCTGCCAAAGTTGGCCACCAAGAGGGGCTCAGTCCTGTCCAAACTGCGGGAGAAGTTTGAGCAGAGCGGCTGTCTTTGCTCAGAAGCCAAGGTGCTGCCTCTGCGCAcggaggggagaaagaagaaccTGCAGAGGAGGAGGACCCACCTGCCCGAGAGCCACGTGTTCCGCACCACCGCCATGGCCAGCACCTGCATCCGGACGCCACTGGCCCGCTTCCTGGCCTGCACCGCGGAGCCCGTGCTGGCCTTCAGCATCGCCACCGTCATCTGCGGCCCCGGGAGCTGGCTATCCCACTGTGCCAAAATCAGCCACTCACAGCAGGGGCGCGTGCCCAGCATGGGGGGCATGGCACCCAGGGGGGTTAGAACGGCCAGACAGGGACAGCCCGGTGCGGGGCCCGCCCAGCCACCAGCATCCTGGGCCACGGCTCCCGCGGACAGCCCGGAGACGGGGTTCCTGGGTGGGGGGCCCCCGCCCATCCCTGGGCCagccccctctcctgcctcccacagcAGTGGGGCCCTTCCTGGCAGTGAGCCCCTGGTGTCCCTACTCAAACCAGCCAGCCCAGGGCATGCCGGGGCAGTGAGAGGTGACAGGACGGGGGACCCCCCCACAGGGGACACTGCACAGCACACCGGGGCACCTGGGGAAGCCAGGATGGGCCTGTGGCCTGGGCTCCCAGGTGCGGGAGCAGGAATGGCCCCCGAGGTTGCCCTCACGGTTTGCAGTTCTGAGGACGAAACAGAAGGAGTGACTTTAGACTTGGAAGGAGACCCCCTGTTCGCTGTCCAGGAGACTTTCCCGGAACAGAAGGTAGCAGGACATGTCCTGCCACTTCTGCTGTCCACGGTCCAGGCCCTGCGGTGCACACAGTCAGCTGTGGGGTCTCCCCAGGTGACTGTCACCCGGCCAGACACGCGCCAAATGTCACCACCTCCTGCCACGCTGCCCAAGGCCGTGGGGTCTCCCCAGGTGACTGTCGCCCAGCCAGACACGCGCCAAATGTCACCACCTCCTGCCACGCTGCCCAAGGCCGTAGGGTCTCCCCAGGTGACTGTCGCCCGGCCACACACGCGCCAAATGTCACCACCTCCTGCCACGCTGCCCAAGGCCGTGGGGTCTCCCCAGGTGACTGTCGCCCGGCCACACACGCGCCAAATGTCACCACCTCCTGCCACGCTGCCCAAGGCCGTGGGGTCTCCCCAGGTGACTGTCGCCCGGCCACACACGCGCCAAATGTCACCACCTCCTGCCATGCTGCCCAAGGCTGTGGGGTCTCCCCAGGTGACTGTCGCCCGGCCAGACACGCGCCAAATGTCACCACCTCCTGCCACGCTGCCCAAGGCCGTGGGGTCTCCCCAGGTGACTGTCGCCCGGCCACACACGCGCCAAATGTCACCACCTCCTGCCACGCTGCCCAAGGCCGTGGGGTCTCCCCAGGTGACTGTCGCCCGGCCAGACACGCGCCAAATGTCACCACCTCCTGCCACGCTGCCCAAGGCCGTGGGGTCTCCCCAGGTGACTGTCGCCCGGCCAGACACACGTCAAATGTCACCACCTCCTGCCACGCTGCCCAAGGCATCAGGTGGTGGAGACAAAAGTTCTAGTCTTCTGAGCagtggaggcaggggtgggggtgggcttgAAAGCGCTCGAGTGCCGTTTCCCACGGGGACACACAGTGAGAGCATCAGGGCAGCCGGCACGGTTGGGGGCTCCCTCAGGGCCCTGAGTGTCCCGTCTGCAAGGGCCTCCACTAGCGTGGGTCAGGACTTCCCAGCGGCAGCTCCGCAGAGATGTCCCACCTGGGGAAAGGCAAATGGGCACAGCTTTGGGGATTCAAAGGAGCGCCAGCGTCCTGAGGGTCCGGCAGGAGAGGATGTGCCTGAGCAGGCCTGTGAGAAGCATCAGTGGCCAGCATCAGGTGACAGGCCGGTCCGTGGGGGGGACGCCCCATGGCATCATCCCACGGTCTCGGAGAATCGAGGGAGAGGGGACAGCCCCTCGGTCCCTGGCCATCAGCAAGCACTGCCTGCCGACGTGGGACACCCAGTGGGCGTCTCAGCGGCGCTGGAGGCCGCCACCCCCAGAGACAGGACCCCGTCTGACAGTCCTACCTCCGCGGGTGAGCAGGTCCTGTGTGAGCGAGAGCTCAGGGGGCCGCCACTAAGGAGCCCTGCCCGGCCCAGCCTGCGGGCTGCAGGGAGCCCCAGCCCCGGCCTGGGCAGCGACAGACCCACCTCCCTCAGCAAACACCCCAAACCAACTCCTGAAGCCCCCAGGCGGGTGGCAGCCACAGGGGCCACGGAGAGTCGCAACGCACCAGCGGCAGGTAACGTCCCGAACCCCGTTAACAGCGCGGCCCGAGAGCAGCACCCAGTGCATGAGGGAGAGAGCCACCCACTGCCAACACACCGCAGCCTGGCAGCCCCGGCTCTGATCCGGGCCGCCAGCCCCCCGCCCGTCTCGGTCCCACCCGGGCCCTGGAGGCCCCTGCTCGGAGCCGCCCAGAGTGGCGCCTGTGGGGGCTCAGGGCAGCGCCGGCCCGAGACCCCCCAGGCGCTGGCCACCGTCCCACTGGAGGCGGGGCCGCGCACGAGTGCCGTGGCCGAGAGCGAAGCTAGCgcgggggtgggaggcagaagggCCGCAGCTGCAGCTGGGAGCCCCTGGGGGGGAGACACGACCCCAGCCCCAGGCGGGGCTCACCTCACGCCCCAGGGCCGTGCTGCGGTGGGGCCTCTGCCCTCGCCCCCTGAGAACCAACAGACCGAGGAGGACAAGCATGTCCCGCCCAAAGACCAGGTTCCTCCTGGCGCCGGGGCCCCCCGCCAGCCTCCATCACctggagcagcagcaggagggcaGCGGGTAGGCGGGGAGCCCCACAAGTCCCCGGACCCCCAAGCACACGGGCCGCCTGTGTCCCTCACAAGGAATGGCGCGCGGGAGGGAGTCGAGGTCGGGGACAGACGTCAACTGCGGGCAGGCCTGGGGGCGCCGGAGGAGGAGGCTGCAGGGCCCATGGGGCTGGATGGTCCCCCAGAGAAGGGGGTAGCTCTGTGGGGCCAGAAGCCTGGGTCATGTGCTGCAAAAGAGGGTCAGACACGGCCTGGGGAGGTCGAGGGGGGCCGTGCTGCCGAGGTGGGGACAGGTCACCAAGGCAGTGAGAAAGGCTCAGAACATGCGCAGGGGCAGCGGGTGAGGCGTGCAGAGAACCCTCCTCGGGGACATGGTGCCCAGGCTGGAAAGAACCAGGCACCTTCCCCCGCAAAGAAGCCGGGGCGCCCGGCACAGGTCCAGGCCGGCCGGATGGCACCCCACATCTCAGTGGGCCCACCCGACAGCTCATCGGAAGCAGTGCCCACTGCCGGTGCAAGCGGGAGGTCCCAGGGACCGGCTCCCAGGGGCAGCCAGGCGGAGCCCGGAACACCACACCAGGGGGGAGAAAGCCAGCCCACGGTGGGCGGGAGCCAGCGGTCCTCCGGCCCCGAGCCGGTGCCTGGCTCCACAGTGCCCGCACCCAAGCCTGCGGGCCGTGAGAcaccctgggccccagcccaggAGGGGCCCCCAAAGACCCTGGAGGCAGGGAGCGGTGCGTCGGAACGTGAACGCCGCCGAAGGCTGGCCCACTTTGCCAAGTATAGAGCCCAGAGCTTCGGCGACCAGCGGTCCTTTGACCTGTCCTTCAGACCGACAATTATCAGGGCCAATGACACGTTCGAACTTCCCAAGTGA